One stretch of Deltaproteobacteria bacterium DNA includes these proteins:
- a CDS encoding 1-acyl-sn-glycerol-3-phosphate acyltransferase codes for MTKLRGTWMDFTVTLILWVYYILGFLLFFAPFYLIAFILSRNREKAFQKLNHLLHRRFFVLLRILIPQITWYVSSEVRAMRSSVIIANHRSFLDPILLVSLFPKQKTVVKKRYFHFPVFGWILKISGYIPALAADSGSEILFEQVGRMKNYLVEGGNLFMFPEGTRSRSGQVGTLGRGAFRIARFCRSPIQVVRIKNTGRLFIPGRFLFNTRERFTVSVELAGTLAPDYDDDAFSLSDCMEQARALLETGRA; via the coding sequence ATGACCAAATTACGAGGCACATGGATGGATTTCACCGTCACCCTGATCCTGTGGGTTTATTATATCCTGGGTTTTCTTCTGTTTTTTGCCCCTTTCTACCTTATCGCTTTTATCCTTTCGCGCAACCGGGAGAAGGCCTTCCAGAAGTTGAACCACCTGTTGCACCGAAGGTTTTTTGTGTTATTACGGATCCTGATCCCCCAAATCACCTGGTACGTTTCGTCCGAAGTCCGGGCCATGCGTTCGTCCGTCATCATTGCTAACCACCGGTCCTTCCTGGATCCGATCCTCTTGGTTTCACTCTTTCCAAAGCAAAAGACCGTCGTCAAGAAACGGTACTTCCATTTCCCGGTGTTTGGATGGATCTTGAAAATATCCGGTTATATCCCCGCTTTGGCGGCGGATTCCGGATCGGAGATTCTTTTCGAACAGGTTGGGCGGATGAAGAACTACCTGGTAGAAGGAGGAAACCTTTTTATGTTTCCCGAGGGAACCCGGAGCCGCAGCGGCCAGGTTGGAACGCTCGGCCGGGGAGCGTTTCGTATCGCCAGGTTCTGTCGCAGCCCTATTCAGGTGGTGAGGATCAAAAACACAGGACGTTTGTTTATTCCCGGGCGGTTTCTATTCAACACCCGGGAACGATTTACCGTGTCCGTCGAACTGGCGGGAACCTTGGCGCCGGATTACGATGACGACGCATTTTCTCTCTCGGACTGTATGGAGCAGGCACGCGCCTTGCTGGAAACAGGGAGGGCGTGA